The Pseudomonas chlororaphis subsp. piscium genome contains the following window.
ACTGACATGTTTTACGACACCCTGATCCGCAATGCCCTGGTGATCGACGGCAGCGACCGTCCGGCTTACCCCGCCGATGTCGCGTTGCTCGATGGCCGCATCGCTTGCATCGGCGACCTGCAAGGCGCCCGCGCCACTGAAGAAATCGACGCCGCCGGGCAGGTGCTGGCCCCTGGTTTTATCGACGTGCACACCCACGACGACACCGTGGTGATCCGCCAGCCGCAGATGCTGCCCAAGCTCAGCCAGGGCGTGACCACGGTGATCGTCGGTAACTGCGGCATCAGCGCCGCGCCGGTGAGTCTGCGCGCCGACCCGCCCGACCCGATGAACCTGCTGGGCAGCCAGGCGGCCTTTGTCTACCCGCGTTTTCGCGACTACCGCGACGCGGTGGACGCCGCGCAACCGGCAGTCAACGTGGCGGCGCTGATCGGCCACACGGCGCTGCGCAGCAACCACCTGGACGACCTGTATCGCACCGCCACGGCCGAGGAAATCGCCGCCATGCGCGAGCAACTGCGCGCCAGCCTGGAAGACGGTGCCCTGGGCTTATCCACAGGCCTGGCCTACGCCAGCGCCTTCTCGGCCGAGACCGACGAGGTGCTGCAACTGGCCGAGGAACTGAGCGCCTTCGGCGCGGTGTACACCACCCACCTGCGCAGTGAATTCGAGCCGGTGCTGGAGGCCATGGACGAAGCCTTCCTGATCGGCCGCCACGCCAAGGCGCCGGTGATCATTTCCCATCTCAAATGCGCAGGAGCGGGCAATTGGGGGCGCAGTCCGCAGTTGCTGGCCTCCCTGGAGCAGGCGGCGAAAGACCATCCGGTAGGCTGCGACTGTTACCCCTACGCGGCCAGTTCCTCGACCCTCGACCTCAAGCAGGTCACCGACGCTTTTCGCATCACCATCACCTGGTCCACCCCGCACCCGGAACTGGGCGGCCGCGACCTGATGGACATCGCCATCGAGTGGGGCACGACCCTGGTTGAGGCCGCGCGACGCCTGCAACCGGCCGGCGCGGTGTACTACGGCATGGACGAAGCCGATGTGCGGCGCATCCTTTCCCACCCGCTGTCGATGATAGGTTCCGACGGCCTGCCGGAAGACCCGTTCCCCCATCCACGGTTGTGGGGCGCTTTCCCGCGGGTGCTCGGGCACTTCAGCCGCGACCTCGGCCTGTTCCCGCTGCACACCGCCGTGCACAAGATGACCGGCCTGTCGGCGGCGCGTTTCGGCCTCAAGCAGCGCGGCGAAATCCGCGAAGGGTATTGGGCCGACCTGGTGCTGTTCGACCCGGCCCGGGTCCGCGACGTCGCCGACTTCAAAAGCCCGCAACAGGCCGCCGAGGGGATCGAGGGCGTGTGGGTCAACGGCGTGCGCAGCTATGCCGAAGGCCAGGCCAACGGCCGCAGGCAAGGGCGCTTCCTGGCGCGGGAAGGGGATTTGCGCGAAGGGTTCAACGGCTGAAGGCGCGTGGCGCCGAATAGGTGAACGCCGTCACAGTGATGGCCTGATGATATTAAAGAAAGCCTTGGCCTAGCCGAAGTGCTGACATCCACCTGCTATACCGTGGACATCTTTCATCAGGGAGTCGCGCAATGAGCTTTGGCAAAACCACCCCCATCCTGCGGATCTTCGACGAGGCCAAGGCGCGGGAGTTTTATATCGACTTCCTGGGCTTCACGCTCGACTGGCAGCACCGCTTCGAAGACAACTTCCCGCTGTATATGCAGGTGTCGCGCGGGGAGTGTGTGCTGCACCTGTCGGAGCATCATGGCGACAGCACGCCGGGCTCCGCGTTGCGCATCGAGACCGACGAGCTGGAGGCCTTCCAGCAGCAGTTGCTGGCCAAGGATTACCGCTTCGCCCACCCGCAGATCCAGGCCATGCCCTGGGGCAGCCAGGACATGACGGTGCTCGATCCGTTCGGCAATCGGTTGGTGTTTACCAACGCCATTTGCGTGTAGTTCGAAGTCCCTATCGCGGGCAAGCCTCGCTCCTACAGAAGAGCACCGCGTACTTTGTAGGAGCGAGGCTTGCCCGCGATAGGGCCCGTAAGAACACCCAAAACTCTCACTTGCCGCGCTGCCGAAACTCCCCCGGCGTCATCCCCGTCCGCCCCTTGAACGTGCGGTGAAACGACCGCGGTTCGGTAAAGCCCAGGTAATAGGAAATGTCCTGGATCGGCAGGTCGCTGTGCAGCAGGTAATGCTCGGCCAGTTCCTGGCGCAGGTCGTCGAGGATCTGCTGGTAGGAGGTGCCGGCCTGCTGCAGTTGGCGTTGCATGGTGCGCGGCGACATCGCCAGCAGATCGGCCACCTGCTCCTTGCGCGGTAAACCCTCCTTGAGCAACTGGCGCAGGGCGTTTTTCACTTGCAGCGCCAGCGGAGCTTCCTCCAGCGACGCCATCAGGCTCATCGCGTGTTCTTCCAGGGTTCGCAGCAACTGGGCGTCGGCCTGGCGCAACGGCAGTTGCAGGTAACTCAGCGGCGCCAGCAAGGCCGAGCAGCTTTGTTCGAACAGCACCGGGCAAGCAAAAAACGCTTCGTATTGTTCCAGCCTGGTGCCGGCCGGCAGCGGGTGTTCGAACCACACGGCGCTCGGTGAGAGCTGGGTGTCGGCGATCCAGCGGGCATAAAGCAGCCAGGAGGCGAGCACGTTTTCCACCAGCTGGCGGCGGGTGTCGGAGGTCGGCAGGCGGCAGTTCCAGATCAGGCGGACCTGCTCCTCGGCCATCTCGATGCGGCTCACCCCCATGTCGCCCACCAGTTTCTCGAACGGCATGATCCGGCTCATGGCTTCGCCCAGGGTCGCGCAGTTCATGGTGATGTAGCCGAGCACGCTCCAGGAGTTGGGCAGCACGTAACGGGCGGCGTTGAGGCCGAACAGCGGGTCGCCGGAGTGCTGGCAGAAATACCCCAGCAGGCGTTCGTGGACCTCGACGGGCAGGCGCAGGCTGTTGTCGTTCAGTTGTTCGGCGGCAAGGCCCGCGGCGTGCAGCGCGGGGGCTGTGGGCAGGCCGAGGTGTTCGGCGTGGCGCAGGTATTTGAGCAGCGGTGGGACCGAGGTGTAACCAAGGGGCTGCATGGTGGGGTTCCTGGCGGTGGGCGCGCTTTTTGAGGGTAAAGGTAATGGGCCGGGATCGTTGGTGCAACGCTAGCCTTGTTGGCGCGGCCGGTCGACGCTCGATTGCCCGCGGTGGCGTCCGTTTCTGCGCTCACAGGCGGTGATGGGTTCAAGACTGCCGGCCGATGGCCGATCTGTGAGGGGTGGGTATGTAGCAGGGATTGACCCACTTATGGGGGCTCGATGGCTCCCTTCATCCTTCAAGGAACGGAATTCAACGATGAATGCACCCATGGTGTGGCCGGAGGTTTTTCTCGGGGCTTTTGCTGCGATCAGCGAGCGCATGGCGCAGGTACTGGAACTGAGCGATTGCCGGGAGCACTGGATTCAGGCGGAACTCAGCCTGTATGCCTGGCAGCAGGGTTATCCGGATATCTGGACCAGCGGTAAGGCCGGAGGACGCACGAAAGTCGACCTGTACACGGAAGATCTCGACATGGCGGCCGAGGTGAAATGCCTGGGGGATGTGTCTTTTGCCAAGTGCCTGATGGGCAAGGGTATGGCCGAGACCCGATCCGTTCTTCGAGAGGATGGCGATGGGCGGCTCTGGTTTCCGCAGGTTGACCCGGATGAGTCCGTTGAGTGGTCGGTATTTGCGGACCTTCGCCGCTTGCAACGGATGGAGGTGGTTCGGAACAAGTTTCTTGTTCTGGTGATTGCCAAGGATTACGTGGCTGAGACGGAGATGGGGGAGGTGCTGCGGCGGCTTCGTTTGTCGGAAGAGGAGTGGTCCTTGGAGTTGCAGAACGCCACGGTGCGGATCTGGCGGATCGAGTAGCGCAGGTACAGCGTGCTTCTGTAGGAGCGAGGCTTGCCCGCGATAGCGGTAGTTCTGGCGCTGCATTTTTTGGATGGTGTACATATCCGTTCCTGCGGTAACGGCCACTTATGGTTTCGCCCTTACGGCGAGTCCCTTTTTACAAACGCCTAAAAAGGAACCAAAAACGCTTGCCCCTGCGTACGGCCTTCGCTGCGCTCAGGTTTCCTCGCTCCGGCGTCCATCAGGGGGCATCGACTCCGGTCGGCTTCGCTTCGACCTCCATACGATGTCCTCGACTGCGTCGAGGGGCGCTGCGCGCCATCCCCCTGATGAACACCTCCACTCGGCCTCCCGATGGGGCGGGTAGATCAAAAGCCAAAGCCAAAGCCAAAGCCAAAGCCGGGTGCGACCTGCCGGTCGGCGCTGAGCCCTGTAGCCGCTGCCGAGCCTGCGAGGCTGCGATCGACCCCGAAGGGGGCGCAAGGTTTTGAGATCGCCGAAGGCCTTCGGCCTTATCGCAGCCTGCGGCAGCGGCTACAGGGATCGTGTACATCAGCTCGTTTGGATGACGTGTTTTGTCGTGTAGGACGCTGTCTGAAAGTGAGGCGCGTCGCTTTCCTTTGTAAGGCTTTTCCGAGAAACTCCGGGCCGCTTGCGTCTGGGAAGGGCGCTGTCTAGCCTCGGGTTCGTCACTGGTTTTTCGGTGATCGGGTTTAGCAGCTCGCTTCCAAGTCACGCAGGTATCGCTGTCAGCTCAACCAACTTTTTTGGTTGTTGTCATGGCGGCTGTGCGTGGGGCGCCCTCGGGTGCGCCGGGATTCTTGGACCGGTCTGCTAACCCGCGTACAGCTGCCACCCTCATTCGTTTAGCAGCGGTAGGTGGTGGCTCCATTCCAAGAGGATCCACCATGAAAAAGCTCGTCCCCGATCCGCCCATGCTTTCGCCCAGTCGCGAACGGATCGTTCAGCTGGAAATCCCCAATCAAACCCTTCGTCAGGCGCTGGAAAGTCGTGTTGAGGGGGAGCCTTTGCATTGTGCTTTGCAGGAAACCGGCAGTGCTTCTTTCGGTTGTCGCGACGGTAACGGTCGGCCGTTGTTTGCGGTGCGTGCCGGGGTCAGTGCCGAGGAGGCGTTGTTGCATGTGTCGTTGTTGCTCAAGTGTGCCGAGGAGACGGCGGATGAGATCACCAGTGCCAGCGGCATCGAGCGTGGCTTGATCTGGTCGATGATCCATTCGGTGGAGATGGCGCGGGCGGTGGTGGATGCGTTGCTGGATGGCGCGGGCCGGCAGGGGGTGTTGCGGGAGGGGTGATTGCGCGGTGGTGATGGGGGCCCACTTCCTTGTGGGCGCCTCGTTTTTCCCGTGGTGGGAAGGCGAGGGTCAGACGCGGAAGTGGCTGACCATCATTTGCAGCTGGTTGCCCAGGCGGGCCAGTTCGACGCTGGAGGCGGCGGTTTCATCGCTGGCGGCGGCGGTCTGTTCCGAGACGTCGCGCACGTTGATGATGCTGCGGCTGATTTCCTCGGCCAC
Protein-coding sequences here:
- a CDS encoding AraC family transcriptional regulator, with translation MQPLGYTSVPPLLKYLRHAEHLGLPTAPALHAAGLAAEQLNDNSLRLPVEVHERLLGYFCQHSGDPLFGLNAARYVLPNSWSVLGYITMNCATLGEAMSRIMPFEKLVGDMGVSRIEMAEEQVRLIWNCRLPTSDTRRQLVENVLASWLLYARWIADTQLSPSAVWFEHPLPAGTRLEQYEAFFACPVLFEQSCSALLAPLSYLQLPLRQADAQLLRTLEEHAMSLMASLEEAPLALQVKNALRQLLKEGLPRKEQVADLLAMSPRTMQRQLQQAGTSYQQILDDLRQELAEHYLLHSDLPIQDISYYLGFTEPRSFHRTFKGRTGMTPGEFRQRGK
- a CDS encoding N-acyl-D-amino-acid deacylase family protein, whose amino-acid sequence is MFYDTLIRNALVIDGSDRPAYPADVALLDGRIACIGDLQGARATEEIDAAGQVLAPGFIDVHTHDDTVVIRQPQMLPKLSQGVTTVIVGNCGISAAPVSLRADPPDPMNLLGSQAAFVYPRFRDYRDAVDAAQPAVNVAALIGHTALRSNHLDDLYRTATAEEIAAMREQLRASLEDGALGLSTGLAYASAFSAETDEVLQLAEELSAFGAVYTTHLRSEFEPVLEAMDEAFLIGRHAKAPVIISHLKCAGAGNWGRSPQLLASLEQAAKDHPVGCDCYPYAASSSTLDLKQVTDAFRITITWSTPHPELGGRDLMDIAIEWGTTLVEAARRLQPAGAVYYGMDEADVRRILSHPLSMIGSDGLPEDPFPHPRLWGAFPRVLGHFSRDLGLFPLHTAVHKMTGLSAARFGLKQRGEIREGYWADLVLFDPARVRDVADFKSPQQAAEGIEGVWVNGVRSYAEGQANGRRQGRFLAREGDLREGFNG
- a CDS encoding DUF3077 domain-containing protein, whose translation is MKKLVPDPPMLSPSRERIVQLEIPNQTLRQALESRVEGEPLHCALQETGSASFGCRDGNGRPLFAVRAGVSAEEALLHVSLLLKCAEETADEITSASGIERGLIWSMIHSVEMARAVVDALLDGAGRQGVLREG
- a CDS encoding glyoxalase superfamily protein; its protein translation is MSFGKTTPILRIFDEAKAREFYIDFLGFTLDWQHRFEDNFPLYMQVSRGECVLHLSEHHGDSTPGSALRIETDELEAFQQQLLAKDYRFAHPQIQAMPWGSQDMTVLDPFGNRLVFTNAICV